One window of Oncorhynchus masou masou isolate Uvic2021 chromosome 33, UVic_Omas_1.1, whole genome shotgun sequence genomic DNA carries:
- the LOC135528258 gene encoding sodium-coupled neutral amino acid transporter 5-like has translation MDVGRGLELQKMNGQHSRDLGPDKLNLEDGFDGLEFMAERDEFLPGKSPGIKAPQFTDFEGKTSFGMSIFNLSNAIMGSGILGLAYAMSNTGIVLFLILLLCIAILSAYSIHLLLRSAGVVGIRAYEQLGHRAFGQPGKVLAGSIITMHNIGAMSSYLFIVKSELPLVMQAFLGLKDNTGEWYLDGKYLVIIVSVIIVFPLSLMRHLGYLGYTSGFSLSCMVFFLISVIYKKFNIPCPLEKITSQDNHLVSVLGKSHDNHSFVSSDVDFCEAQSFTINMKTAYTIPILAFAFVCHPEVLPIYTELRDATKKRMQTVANISILAMFVMYGLTAIFGYLTFFGGVDSELLHTYIKVDPLDTLILCVRMAVLVAVTLTVPVVLFPIRRALLQLLFPEKPFHWAHHISIAVCLLIIVNLLVIFVPTIRDIFGVIGATSAPSLIFILPGIFYIRIVPEETEPFKSIPKIMAACFAALGFVFMVMSTSFIILDWVSGESRSRGGH, from the exons ATGGATGTTGGGAGAGGTTTGGAGCTCCAAAAGATGAACGGGCAACATAGCAGGGACCTTGGTCCAGATAAGCTCAATTTAGAAGATGG GTTTGACGGGCTGGAGTTCATGGCAGAGCGAGATGAGTTCCTGCCAGGGAAGAGCCCAGGAATAAAGGCACCTCAGTTCACTGAT TTTGAGGGGAAGACGTCATTTGGAATGTCCATCTTTAATCTCAGCAATGCCATCATGGGCAGTGGAATTCTGGGACTAGCATACGCCATGTCAAACACCGGAATCGTCCTCTTCCT tATCCTGTTGCTATGCATCGCCATTTTGTCTGCCTATTCCATCCACCTCCTCCTGAGAAGTGCAGGAGTTGTAG GCATCCGTGCCTATGAGCAGCTAGGGCACCGTGCTTTTGGACAACCAGGCAAAGTGTTGGCTGGCTCCATCATCACCATGCACAACATTGGAG CGATGTCCAGCTACCTGTTCATTGTGAAGTCAGAGCTCCCGTTGGTCATGCAGGCCTTTCTGGGCCTGAAGGACAACACTGG AGAGTGGTACTTGGATGGGAAGTACCTGGTCATCATCGTAAGCGTCATCATCGTCTTTCCACTCTCACTCATGCGACATCTTG GTTACCTTGGTTACACCAGtggattctctctctcctgtatggtTTTCTTCCTCATCTCC GTGATCTATAAGAAGTTCAACATCCCGTGTCCACTGGAGAAGATAACCAGTCAAGATAACCACTTAGTGTCCGTCCTGGGGAAGAGTCATGATAACCACTCATTTGTCTCCTCTGATGTGGACTTCTGTGAAGCACAGTCCTTCACCATCAACATGAAG ACagcatataccatccccatcctgGCTTTCGCTTTTGTCTGCCATCCTGAGGTGCTTCCCATCTACACAGAGTTACGAGA CGCCACCAAGAAACGCATGCAGACGGTTGCCAACATCTCCATTCTGGCCATGTTCGTCATGTACGGGCTGACCGCCATCTTCGGTTACCTCACCTTCTTTG GGGGAGTAGATTCCGAGCTCCTTCATACATACATTAAAGTGGACCCATTGGACACACTGATCCTGTGTGTGCGTATGGCTGTCCTGGTTGCTGTTACCCTTACTGTTCCTGTGGTACTCTTTCCG ATCCGCAGGGCCCTGCTGCAGCTGCTGTTCCCAGAGAAGCCCTTCCACTGGGCTCACCACATCTCCATCGCCGTGTGTCTCCTCATCATCGTCAACCTATTGGTCATCTTCGTGCCCACCATTCGAGACATCTTCGGCGTCATTG GAGCGACCTCTGCACCCAGCCTGATCTTCATCCTCCCGGGAATCTTCTACATCAGGATTGTTCCTGAAGAAACAGAGCCTTTCAAATCCATACCAAAGATTATG GCCGCCTGTTTTGCAGCATTAGGCTTCGTCTTCATGGTGATGAGTACGTCATTCATCATCCTTGACTGGGTGTCCGGAGAGTCTCGGAGTAGAGGCGGGCACTAG
- the LOC135528260 gene encoding actin nucleation-promoting factor WAS-like isoform X1: MSRGSKSKGVQGYSPSSLLSPQENERLEDLLGRRCASLATAVVQLYMALPHSPTCWSLQHTGVACFTKDNPRRSYFIRLFDVKKGQLTWEQELYNQMVYHSPRPFFHAFAADDCQVGLNFVNEQESETFLCAVEDKINQRNRQVSEKKQRPLPSNGPGTPTSPSVATIDIQNPDIQASRYRSVTPVPAPAFISKGKKDKKKDKRKGSKLSKADIGAPSGFTHVSHVGWDPNNLDPDLKKLLSCAGISEAELKDEETSQLIQQVIENSGGMEAVKKAMHTDPDLPPGRQGSLPPIPGSCSSSPAPPPPRGGRSGPLPPPPGQPGRGPPPSHPPPSRGALPPPPPSSGRGGLPPPPPSVSYTSPPPPPGHQRSMPAPPPPPPPPPPAQSSGDFPSPPHPCKGPPSPAPASTGGCEGGGRGALLDQIRLGRKLKNVTDSPESPPPADTDSEGIVGALMMVMQKRSKVIHSSDEGEEEGGYDDEDDDEWDD; encoded by the exons ATGAGTCGGGGATCTAAGTCTAAAGGAGTTCAGGGGTACAGTCCCAGCTCTCTGCTGAGCCCACAGGAGAATGAGAGGCTGGAGGACCTCCTGGGGAGGAGGTGTGCT tccctGGCCACGGCTGTGGTGCAGCTGTATATGGCCCTGCCACATAGTCCCACCTGCTGGAGCCTGCAGCACACTGGGGTGGCCTGCTTCACCAAGGACAACCCTCGTCGCTCCTACTTCATACGCCTCTTCGATGTCAAG AAAGGACAGCTGACCTGGGAGCAGGAGCTCTATAACCAAATGGTCTACCACAGCCCCCGACCCTTCTTCCACGCATTTGCTGCAGAT GACTGCCAAGTGGGGCTGAACTTTGTGAATGAACAAGAGTCTGAAACATTCCTATGTGCAGTGGAAGACAAGATAAACCAGAGAAACCGTCAAG TCTCAGAGAAGAAGCAGCGCCCCCTGCCTTCCAATG GACCTGGGACTCCCACTTCTCCTTCTGTGGCAACCATAGACATCCAGAACCCAGACATCCAGGCTTCACGCTACCGCTCCGTCACACCTGTACCTGCTCCTGCCTTTATCAGTAAGGGGAAAAAGGACAAGAAGAAGGACAAGAGGAAGGGCAGTAAACTCTCCAAAGCAGACATTGGAGCACCCAGTGGGTTTAC acacgTGAGTCATGTGGGCTGGGATCCCAACAACCTGGACCCTGACCTGAAAAAGCTGCTGTCCTGTGCTGGGATCAGTGAGGCTGAGCTGAAGGATGAGGAGACCTCCCAACTCATCCAACAAGTCATCGAGAACTCAGGCGGCATGGAAGCAGTCAAAAAGGCCATGCACACTG ATCCTGACCTTCCTCCTGGAAGACAGGGTTCTCTACCTCCCATACCAGGCAgctgttcctcctctcctgccccccctcctccacgGGGGGGTCGCTCCGGCCCCCTGCCCCCTCCCCCAGGACAGCCAGGGCGAGGACCacccccctcccatccccctccatcACGTGGAGCCCTGCCACCTCCACCCCCCTCAAGCGGCCGAGGCGGACTcccaccccctccaccctctgTGTCCTAtacttctcctccccctcccccggGCCACCAGCGCTCCATGcctgcccctcctccacctcctcccccacctcccccagccCAGAGCTCTGGAGACTTTCCTTCTCCTCCACACCCCTGTAAAGGTCCCCCATCACCTGCTCCTGCATCTACAGGAGGATGTgaaggaggtggaagaggagctCTGCTGGACCAGATCCGCCTGGGGAGGAAGCTCAAAAAC GTCACAGACAGTCCTGAGTCACCTCCGCCTGCTGACACAGACTCAGAGGGCATCGTAGGAGCTCTGATGATGGTCATGCAGAAGAGGAGTAAAGTCATCCACTCCTCTG ATGaaggtgaagaagaaggaggttatgatgatgaagatgacgaTGAGTGGGACGACTGA
- the LOC135528260 gene encoding actin nucleation-promoting factor WAS-like isoform X2, with product MSRGSKSKGVQGYSPSSLLSPQENERLEDLLGRRCASLATAVVQLYMALPHSPTCWSLQHTGVACFTKDNPRRSYFIRLFDVKKGQLTWEQELYNQMVYHSPRPFFHAFAADDCQVGLNFVNEQESETFLCAVEDKINQRNRQVSEKKQRPLPSNDIQNPDIQASRYRSVTPVPAPAFISKGKKDKKKDKRKGSKLSKADIGAPSGFTHVSHVGWDPNNLDPDLKKLLSCAGISEAELKDEETSQLIQQVIENSGGMEAVKKAMHTDPDLPPGRQGSLPPIPGSCSSSPAPPPPRGGRSGPLPPPPGQPGRGPPPSHPPPSRGALPPPPPSSGRGGLPPPPPSVSYTSPPPPPGHQRSMPAPPPPPPPPPPAQSSGDFPSPPHPCKGPPSPAPASTGGCEGGGRGALLDQIRLGRKLKNVTDSPESPPPADTDSEGIVGALMMVMQKRSKVIHSSDEGEEEGGYDDEDDDEWDD from the exons ATGAGTCGGGGATCTAAGTCTAAAGGAGTTCAGGGGTACAGTCCCAGCTCTCTGCTGAGCCCACAGGAGAATGAGAGGCTGGAGGACCTCCTGGGGAGGAGGTGTGCT tccctGGCCACGGCTGTGGTGCAGCTGTATATGGCCCTGCCACATAGTCCCACCTGCTGGAGCCTGCAGCACACTGGGGTGGCCTGCTTCACCAAGGACAACCCTCGTCGCTCCTACTTCATACGCCTCTTCGATGTCAAG AAAGGACAGCTGACCTGGGAGCAGGAGCTCTATAACCAAATGGTCTACCACAGCCCCCGACCCTTCTTCCACGCATTTGCTGCAGAT GACTGCCAAGTGGGGCTGAACTTTGTGAATGAACAAGAGTCTGAAACATTCCTATGTGCAGTGGAAGACAAGATAAACCAGAGAAACCGTCAAG TCTCAGAGAAGAAGCAGCGCCCCCTGCCTTCCAATG ACATCCAGAACCCAGACATCCAGGCTTCACGCTACCGCTCCGTCACACCTGTACCTGCTCCTGCCTTTATCAGTAAGGGGAAAAAGGACAAGAAGAAGGACAAGAGGAAGGGCAGTAAACTCTCCAAAGCAGACATTGGAGCACCCAGTGGGTTTAC acacgTGAGTCATGTGGGCTGGGATCCCAACAACCTGGACCCTGACCTGAAAAAGCTGCTGTCCTGTGCTGGGATCAGTGAGGCTGAGCTGAAGGATGAGGAGACCTCCCAACTCATCCAACAAGTCATCGAGAACTCAGGCGGCATGGAAGCAGTCAAAAAGGCCATGCACACTG ATCCTGACCTTCCTCCTGGAAGACAGGGTTCTCTACCTCCCATACCAGGCAgctgttcctcctctcctgccccccctcctccacgGGGGGGTCGCTCCGGCCCCCTGCCCCCTCCCCCAGGACAGCCAGGGCGAGGACCacccccctcccatccccctccatcACGTGGAGCCCTGCCACCTCCACCCCCCTCAAGCGGCCGAGGCGGACTcccaccccctccaccctctgTGTCCTAtacttctcctccccctcccccggGCCACCAGCGCTCCATGcctgcccctcctccacctcctcccccacctcccccagccCAGAGCTCTGGAGACTTTCCTTCTCCTCCACACCCCTGTAAAGGTCCCCCATCACCTGCTCCTGCATCTACAGGAGGATGTgaaggaggtggaagaggagctCTGCTGGACCAGATCCGCCTGGGGAGGAAGCTCAAAAAC GTCACAGACAGTCCTGAGTCACCTCCGCCTGCTGACACAGACTCAGAGGGCATCGTAGGAGCTCTGATGATGGTCATGCAGAAGAGGAGTAAAGTCATCCACTCCTCTG ATGaaggtgaagaagaaggaggttatgatgatgaagatgacgaTGAGTGGGACGACTGA
- the LOC135528259 gene encoding semaphorin-3F-like, which produces MDSAKTATRALLLLLSFCVCSTSGLQQSAPRIRLSFKELLDTRAVRPFSFSFNTSDYRILLMDQDQGRLYLGSREYLVALDMHNVNKEPLIIHWPTSDKRRGECRMSGKGGQGECANFVRMIEPWNRTHLYTCGTGAYQPICTFINRGWKAEDYVFRLVPGFTESGKGKCSYDPSQENIAALIDGNLYAGVHVDFMGTDAALFRTMGGRTTVRTEQYDSKWLNEPVFIQIQQIPDSSERNDDKLYFFFREKSLDTGGGASPSVLARVGRVCLNDEGGQKSLVNRWTTFLKARLVCSVIGDDGVETLFDELRDVFIQPTQDERNPVVYALFTTAGSVFKGSAVCVYSMADIRNVFNGPFSHKHGHNYQWTAYTGKIPYPRPGTCPGGTFTPGIRTSKDFSDEAVNFMRAHPLMYHPVYPIHRRPLVVRTGVDYRFTALVVDQVDAVDGRYEVLFLGTDRGTVQKVIVLPKDPSTMEELTLEEVEVFRTRAAVKTMKISSKRQQLYVSSEAGLTQVSLHRCGVYGRACSDCCLARDPYCAWDGESCSAFTPATKRRSRRQDVKHGDPLQQCRGFNAKVENRPRETVQFGVEGSSTFLECQPRSPQATVKWLYQRDGRRKVLNRDREYLKTAHGILLKSLSQSDAGLYHCLATENNFKHTVARVSLRILDRDIVLALTSPDNDPMTSNSPPTGRGRQHDPKQQRVPPTPPFTDTLSQPEVSLIHQYCQSYWEQLRHKQQQPKRTSRRHTESQEQEPEEQQPKRISRRHTESQETQGG; this is translated from the exons AGTTGTTGGACACCAGAGCAGTCCGTCCGTTCTCCTTCTCCTTCAACACCAGTGACTACCGCATCCTGCTGATGGACCAGGACCAGGGCCGTCTCTACCTGGGCAGCCGGGAGTACCTGGTGGCCCTGGACATGCACAACGTCAACAAGGAGCCCCTCATA ATCCATTGGCCAACCTCTGACAAGAGAAGAGGGGAGTGTCGGATgtcaggaaaaggaggacag GGTGAGTGTGCAAACTTTGTGCGTATGATAGAGCCATGGAACCGCACCCACCTGTACACCTGTGGGACCGGAGCCTACCAACCCATCTGCACCTTTATCAACAGAGGCTGGAAGGCAGAG gACTATGTGTTCAGACTAGTTCCTGGATTCACGGAATCAGGGAAGGGAAAATGTTCCTACGACCCTTCCCAGGAGAACATTGCTGCTCTTATCG ATGGGAATCTGTATGCGGGGGTCCATGTAGACTTCATGGGGACAGACGCAGCCCTCTTTAGGACCATGGggggcagaacaacagtcagGACAGAGCAGTATGACTCCAAGTGGCTCAATG AGCCCGTGTTCATTCAGATCCAGCAGATTCCTGACAGCTCTGAGAGGAATGATGATAAACTCTACTTCTTCTTCCGGGAGAAGAGTCTGGATACAGGGGGAGGGGCCAGCCCCAGTGTGTTGGCCAGAGTGGGACGAGTGTGTCTG AATGATGAGGGGGGTCAGAAGTCCCTGGTGAACAGATGGACCACCTTCCTGAAAGCCCGCCTGGTGTGCTCTGTGATCGGAGACGATGGGGTGGAGACCTTGTTTGACGAATTGA GGGATGTTTTTATCCAGCCAACGCAAGATGAACGCAACCCTGTGGTatatgccctcttcacaactgctGG CTCTGTGTTCAAGGGCTCAGCAGTCTGTGTGTACTCCATGGCTGACATCCGCAACGTGTTCAATGGACCCTTCTCCCACAAACATGGTCATAACTACCAGTGGACAGCCTACACCGGCAAGATTCCCTACCCTCGCCCTGGCACA TGTCCAGGAGGAACATTCACCCCGGGCATTCGCACCTCTAAGGACTTCTCAGACGAGGCAGTGAACTTCATGCGAGCCCATCCCCTCATGTACCACCCTGTGTACCCTATCCACCGTCGCCCCCTGGTGGTGAGGACCGGGGTGGACTACCGCTTCACAGCCCTGGTGGTGGACCAGGTGGACGCCGTGGACGGCCGATACGAGGTGCTCTTCCTGGGCACAG ATCGTGGCACTGTCCAAAAGGTCATAGTTTTACCCAAGGACCCGAGCACCATGGAGGAGCTCACCCTGGAGGAAGTGGAGGTTTTCAGG ACACGTGCTGCTGTTAAAACAATGAAGATCTCATCGAAAAGG CAACAGCTGTACGTGTCATCGGAGGCAGGGCTTACCCAGGTATCTCTGCATCGTTGTGGAGTATATGGGAGGGCCTGTTCCGACTGCTGTCTGGCACGGGACCCTTACTGCGCCTGGGACGGGGAGAGCTGCTCCGCTTTCACCCCCGCCACCAAGAG gAGGAGCAGAAGACAGGATGTGAAACATGGGGATCCACTGCAACAGTGCAGAGGCTTCAATGCCAAAG TGGAGAATCGTCCTAGAGAGACAGTCCAGTTTGGTGTGGAGGGGAGCAGTACCTTCCTGGAGTGTCAGCCTCGCTCTCCTCAGGCTACAGTCAAGTGGCTCTATCAGAGAGACGGAAGGAGGAAAGTG CTCAACCGGGACAGAGAGTATCTGAAGACAGCCCATGGGATCCTTCTGAAGTCCCTCAGCCAATCGGATGCCGGGCTCTATCACTGCCTGGCCACAGAGAACAACTTCAAACACACTGTGGCCAGGGTGTCGCTGCGCATTCTGGACCGAGATATCGTGCTGGCCCTCACCTCCCCAGACAACGACCCCATGACCTCCAACAGCCCTCCCACTGGACGGGGGAGACAACATGACCCCAAGCAGCAGAGGGTCCCTCCAACCCCCCCTTTCACAGACACCCTGTCCCAGCCGGAGGTCAGTCTGATCCACCAGTACTGTCAGTCCTACTGGGAGCAGCTGAGGCACAAGCAGCAACAGCCCAAACGCACTtccaggagacacacagagagccagGAGCAAGAGCCGGAGGAGCAACAGCCTAAACGCATCAGcagaagacacacagagagccagGAGACCCAAGGAGGATAG